From Cecembia calidifontis, one genomic window encodes:
- the yidC gene encoding membrane protein insertase YidC, with product MDRNQATGLILFAVVLLVYSIFFATTPEPVREENQQTTVPSQTEETETGGDLLIQFAAEPDSIQDIIAQRQFGIFAPMTRGTEETVTLENDKMIVTFSTKGAEISRVELKDFKTWDQRPLVILDENSSDIDYSIQTDKGPLSLNQLFFNPTLSSSETEGIKSNILTFTAQAGNARITRTYELREGQYTLEKNLEFSGLGNTLKENQVQILWDDRLQRQEQDIEESRRKTNINFFTTAGSHDDLSLTSSSDEADIKEPVKWVSFSQRFFTSAIIAGSQFNNVSLKQETPSDTLSIKNMKASMLLPLDNGRAELTYFFGPNNYNILKKVTPGFEHNVDMGYFFVSWVNKYIIVNLFQFLEKYFSNYGVIIILIVLIIKLALFPLTYKSYIGMAKMRVIKPEIDELKEKFGNDPAKMQQEQMKLFGQLGVSPISGCLPMLLQMPFLFAMFFFFPNSIELRQESFLWAHDLSTYDAIVRLPFTIPFYGAHVSLFTLLMTISQIAYTHFNNQLTAQTGPMKNLGYIMPVIFMFVLNSFPAALSFYYFVSNMVTFGQQALIKMFVDDAKIREKIEEYRKKNVNKKKSKFQQKLEEAMKAAEANKKKKD from the coding sequence ATGGATAGAAACCAAGCGACAGGATTAATCCTTTTCGCAGTAGTATTGCTGGTGTATTCGATTTTCTTTGCGACAACACCGGAACCGGTCAGGGAAGAAAACCAACAAACGACTGTACCTTCCCAAACTGAAGAAACAGAGACAGGCGGAGACCTGCTGATCCAGTTTGCAGCGGAACCTGACAGCATACAGGATATCATTGCCCAACGGCAATTTGGAATTTTTGCGCCCATGACCAGGGGAACAGAAGAAACTGTCACATTGGAAAATGATAAAATGATAGTTACTTTTTCAACCAAAGGAGCAGAAATTTCCCGGGTAGAGCTCAAAGATTTTAAAACCTGGGACCAGAGGCCATTGGTGATTTTAGATGAAAACAGTTCCGACATTGACTATTCCATCCAAACAGACAAAGGACCTTTAAGCCTCAACCAGCTTTTCTTCAACCCCACCCTCTCCAGTTCAGAAACTGAAGGAATAAAGTCCAACATTTTGACATTTACAGCTCAAGCCGGAAATGCCAGAATTACCAGAACCTATGAATTGAGGGAAGGCCAATATACCCTGGAGAAGAACCTTGAGTTTTCCGGACTGGGAAATACCCTAAAGGAAAATCAAGTTCAAATATTGTGGGATGACCGCCTTCAAAGGCAGGAACAGGACATAGAGGAGTCTAGGAGAAAAACAAATATCAATTTTTTCACAACTGCTGGATCCCATGACGACCTAAGCCTAACCTCCTCTTCTGATGAAGCAGACATAAAAGAACCTGTCAAGTGGGTAAGTTTCAGTCAAAGATTCTTCACCTCTGCTATTATTGCAGGTAGTCAATTCAACAATGTCAGTCTGAAACAGGAAACGCCTTCCGATACCCTTTCTATCAAAAACATGAAAGCAAGTATGCTTTTGCCTTTGGATAATGGAAGGGCAGAATTAACTTATTTCTTTGGACCGAACAATTACAATATCCTGAAAAAAGTCACCCCGGGATTTGAGCATAACGTGGACATGGGTTATTTCTTTGTAAGCTGGGTAAACAAATACATTATCGTCAATTTGTTCCAGTTTTTGGAGAAATATTTCAGCAATTATGGTGTCATCATTATCCTGATTGTTTTGATCATCAAGCTTGCACTATTCCCCTTGACCTATAAGTCCTACATTGGCATGGCCAAAATGAGGGTAATCAAACCTGAAATTGATGAATTGAAAGAAAAATTCGGTAATGATCCCGCCAAAATGCAGCAAGAGCAAATGAAACTTTTCGGACAATTGGGAGTAAGCCCTATTTCTGGTTGCTTGCCGATGTTGCTGCAAATGCCATTCCTCTTTGCCATGTTCTTCTTCTTCCCCAATTCTATAGAATTGAGACAGGAATCATTCTTATGGGCACATGACCTTTCTACCTATGATGCCATAGTAAGACTTCCCTTTACCATTCCTTTCTATGGGGCACATGTCAGTTTATTTACTTTGTTGATGACAATATCGCAAATAGCCTATACCCATTTCAACAATCAGTTGACTGCTCAGACTGGGCCTATGAAAAACCTGGGTTACATTATGCCTGTTATTTTCATGTTTGTCCTAAACTCTTTCCCTGCGGCATTGAGCTTCTACTATTTTGTGTCCAACATGGTCACATTCGGTCAGCAAGCCTTGATCAAGATGTTTGTTGATGATGCAAAAATCAGGGAGAAAATTGAGGAGTACAGAAAGAAGAATGTCAACAAAAAGAAATCCAAGTTTCAGCAAAAGTTGGAAGAAGCCATGAAAGCTGCGGAAGCCAACAAAAAGAAAAAAGATTAA
- a CDS encoding metal-dependent hydrolase, translating into MIDITYYGHSTFLVKIGDKKILFDPFISPNGKATHIDIHKIKADYVLLSHGHEDHVADAEKITKASDAILVSNYEIAVWFAQKGVEKYHPMNHGGKKVFDFGKVKYVNAVHSSTLPDGSPGGNPGGFVVQHEKGCFYYAGDTALTYDMKLIGEEFKIDFAFLPIGDNFTMGIDDAIKAADFVGTKKIIAMHYDTFPYIEIDLEAAKKAAGRAGKELILLNIGDSITL; encoded by the coding sequence ATGATCGATATAACTTACTACGGACATTCTACCTTTTTGGTGAAAATTGGAGATAAAAAAATATTGTTTGACCCATTTATTAGCCCCAATGGAAAGGCCACCCATATTGATATCCATAAGATCAAAGCGGATTATGTATTGCTTAGTCATGGACATGAAGACCATGTTGCGGATGCTGAGAAAATAACAAAGGCCTCAGATGCGATATTGGTTTCAAATTATGAAATAGCCGTATGGTTTGCTCAGAAAGGAGTGGAAAAATACCATCCTATGAACCATGGAGGCAAAAAAGTTTTTGATTTTGGAAAAGTCAAGTATGTAAACGCAGTGCACAGCAGTACACTTCCTGATGGAAGTCCAGGTGGTAATCCTGGTGGCTTTGTGGTGCAGCATGAAAAAGGCTGTTTCTACTATGCCGGTGATACGGCACTTACTTATGACATGAAACTTATTGGGGAGGAGTTCAAGATTGATTTTGCTTTTCTTCCGATCGGTGACAATTTTACCATGGGCATTGATGATGCCATCAAAGCGGCTGATTTTGTAGGAACAAAAAAAATCATAGCCATGCACTACGATACTTTTCCATATATAGAGATCGATCTCGAAGCGGCAAAAAAAGCTGCTGGGAGGGCAGGAAAAGAATTGATTTTACTTAATATTGGAGATTCAATCACCCTATAA
- a CDS encoding ParA family protein has product MGKVIAIANQKGGVGKTTTAMNLAASLAVLEFKTLVIDADPQANTTSGLGHDPKNIDTSIYECMVDGTDIESIILKTEIDNLDLVPSHIDLVGAEVEMINLENREEKMRGVISKVKDKYDFVIIDCSPSLGLITINALTAADSVIIPVQCEYFALEGLGKLLNTIKIIQTRLNPNLEIEGILLTMYDVRLRLSNQVVDEVKMHFKNLVFETIIPRNVKLSESPSFGLPVIAFDAEGKGAMAYLNLANEIATKNGMERVN; this is encoded by the coding sequence ATGGGAAAAGTTATTGCCATTGCGAACCAAAAAGGTGGAGTCGGAAAAACCACTACCGCGATGAATTTGGCTGCCAGTTTGGCTGTTTTAGAATTTAAAACATTGGTCATTGATGCTGATCCTCAGGCCAACACCACATCAGGATTGGGGCATGACCCCAAGAATATTGACACCAGTATTTATGAGTGCATGGTGGATGGTACAGATATCGAATCAATCATCTTAAAAACAGAAATCGACAATCTAGACCTTGTCCCATCGCACATAGACTTAGTCGGTGCAGAAGTGGAAATGATTAACCTGGAAAACAGGGAAGAAAAAATGAGAGGGGTAATCTCAAAGGTGAAGGATAAGTATGACTTTGTGATAATTGATTGTTCTCCGTCTTTGGGTCTAATCACAATCAATGCATTAACGGCAGCGGATTCAGTAATCATACCGGTGCAGTGTGAATATTTTGCTTTGGAAGGCTTGGGAAAATTACTCAATACGATTAAGATCATTCAAACGAGGCTGAACCCAAATCTTGAGATTGAAGGCATCTTGCTTACCATGTATGATGTCAGGTTAAGACTCAGCAACCAAGTCGTAGATGAAGTCAAAATGCATTTCAAAAACCTGGTATTTGAAACGATTATTCCAAGAAATGTCAAATTGAGTGAATCACCAAGTTTTGGGCTTCCTGTTATCGCGTTTGATGCGGAGGGAAAAGGAGCCATGGCTTACCTCAATCTAGCCAATGAAATTGCCACCAAAAACGGGATGGAGAGAGTAAACTGA
- a CDS encoding ParB/RepB/Spo0J family partition protein: MADKKPIVKKNALGRGLGALLQDSPQKGKNQDEAPAAPVVGIYEIPLSEIQVNPYQPRTHFDKEALQELSESIKVQGIIQPITVRKLADGEYQLISGERRFQASKMAGLEKVPAYVRTANDQQMLEMALIENIQRENLNSLEIAHSYQRLLTECNLKQEELGERVGKNRTTVNNYLRLLKLPPDIQAGLRDNLISMGHARAIINVEDIDKQLAIYKRTIAEELSVRKVEALVKALNSEPEEKLASKTQGLDPVKKYEIGKIQQRLASHFGTKVQLKADGKNKGEIKIPFQSADDLNRILEILDII, from the coding sequence ATGGCGGACAAAAAACCTATAGTTAAAAAAAATGCACTCGGAAGAGGATTGGGAGCCTTACTTCAGGATTCTCCGCAGAAAGGAAAAAACCAAGATGAAGCACCTGCTGCACCCGTAGTAGGCATCTATGAGATACCTTTGTCAGAGATCCAGGTAAACCCCTATCAGCCAAGAACGCATTTTGACAAAGAAGCTTTACAGGAACTGTCCGAATCCATAAAAGTTCAGGGTATTATACAGCCTATTACAGTAAGAAAACTCGCTGATGGGGAGTATCAATTGATCTCTGGCGAAAGGAGGTTCCAGGCTTCCAAAATGGCAGGTTTGGAAAAAGTGCCTGCCTATGTAAGGACCGCCAATGATCAGCAGATGCTGGAAATGGCATTGATCGAAAATATTCAGCGGGAAAACCTTAACTCTCTAGAAATCGCCCATTCTTATCAAAGGTTATTGACAGAATGTAACCTCAAACAAGAAGAACTTGGCGAAAGGGTTGGCAAAAACAGAACTACTGTTAACAATTACCTGCGCCTATTGAAATTGCCACCGGATATTCAGGCAGGATTACGGGATAACCTGATTTCCATGGGGCATGCCCGGGCAATTATCAATGTTGAAGATATTGACAAACAGCTGGCTATTTATAAAAGAACCATTGCAGAAGAACTCAGTGTCCGTAAAGTAGAAGCCCTAGTAAAAGCCTTGAACAGCGAACCTGAAGAAAAACTTGCATCTAAAACCCAGGGATTAGATCCTGTCAAAAAGTACGAAATCGGCAAAATCCAACAAAGGTTGGCCTCCCATTTCGGAACCAAGGTACAACTTAAAGCAGACGGAAAAAATAAAGGAGAAATCAAAATCCCTTTCCAATCTGCTGATGACCTGAACCGAATTCTTGAAATCTTGGACATAATATAA
- a CDS encoding DUF5683 domain-containing protein, whose product MKRAMILKGFIAVFVLLVLHPLDGIAQQIKADTLSINLRPEGYKDPKKATILSAIIPGAGQVYNGKAWKVPILYGGFATNIYFIDFNNRRYQALKEALFQFDRQEPNNFPNLNRDGLVRQVNFWRRNRDLNYFLFIGIYALNIIDAQVDAHLSTFDVSDDLSFRFEPNIETLTAGGTLFGLSMKINF is encoded by the coding sequence ATGAAAAGGGCAATGATACTGAAAGGTTTCATTGCTGTTTTTGTTTTATTGGTTTTGCATCCCTTGGATGGCATAGCCCAACAAATAAAAGCAGATACTCTATCCATCAACCTAAGGCCGGAAGGTTATAAAGATCCGAAAAAAGCAACCATACTATCAGCCATAATTCCAGGCGCAGGACAAGTGTATAACGGCAAAGCTTGGAAAGTGCCTATACTCTATGGCGGATTTGCTACTAATATTTATTTTATCGATTTCAATAACCGCAGATATCAAGCTTTAAAGGAGGCCCTATTTCAATTTGATAGGCAGGAACCTAACAATTTTCCCAATCTAAACAGGGATGGGTTAGTGAGACAGGTCAACTTTTGGCGAAGGAACAGAGATTTGAATTATTTCTTATTCATCGGTATCTATGCACTCAACATCATCGATGCACAGGTGGACGCCCATCTGTCAACCTTTGATGTCAGTGATGATTTAAGCTTTCGGTTTGAACCAAATATTGAAACCTTAACAGCAGGGGGAACCTTATTTGGATTATCTATGAAAATAAACTTCTGA
- the dapB gene encoding 4-hydroxy-tetrahydrodipicolinate reductase: protein MNILLLGYGKMGKIIGEIAESRGHHIIAKINIDNREELDGLNPENIDVAIEFSQPDAAVENISWAINRGIPVVSGTTGWLDKKPAIAALALEKETAFFYASNYSIGVNVFFKVNKFLASLMKDQSDYKVSMEEIHHTEKKDAPSGTAITLAEGIIQQNPHYTGWKLSGDPTANEHDVIITSKRIDPAPGTHIIRYQSEIDDIEISHTAHSRKGFALGAVLVAEWIKDKKGVLSMDDFLSF, encoded by the coding sequence ATGAATATACTATTATTGGGATATGGCAAAATGGGAAAAATAATCGGAGAAATCGCCGAGTCCAGAGGTCACCATATCATTGCCAAAATCAACATTGACAATAGAGAAGAATTGGATGGCTTAAATCCTGAAAATATTGATGTGGCAATCGAATTCAGTCAACCGGATGCAGCAGTCGAAAATATAAGTTGGGCCATAAATAGAGGCATACCTGTAGTTTCAGGTACTACAGGTTGGCTTGATAAAAAACCTGCCATTGCCGCTTTGGCATTGGAAAAAGAAACGGCATTCTTCTATGCTTCCAATTACAGCATAGGGGTCAATGTTTTTTTTAAAGTGAACAAATTTCTGGCTTCCTTGATGAAAGATCAATCCGACTATAAAGTCAGCATGGAAGAAATCCACCATACCGAGAAAAAAGACGCTCCTAGTGGAACAGCCATTACCTTGGCAGAAGGGATCATACAACAAAATCCACATTATACCGGTTGGAAACTGTCCGGCGACCCGACCGCTAATGAACATGATGTGATCATTACATCAAAACGGATCGACCCTGCCCCGGGCACACACATTATACGCTATCAATCTGAAATAGATGATATTGAAATCAGTCATACTGCCCATAGCCGCAAAGGATTTGCACTTGGCGCAGTTTTGGTGGCTGAATGGATTAAAGACAAAAAAGGTGTATTATCAATGGATGATTTCCTATCTTTCTAA
- the lepB gene encoding signal peptidase I has translation MKEVKKKKSAAREWLDALVFAVIAASLIRWLLLEPFTIPTASMEKSLLVGDFLFVSKMHYGTRIPRTPLQIPLTHQKIWGTETNSYVDWIQLPYFRLPGFSSVKRNDVVVFNFPSEFEYPVDLKTNYIKRAVAIPGDEIEIALTNVFINGEPAYKPEGLQFSYDVMTSRNLSADFFSDYGISPEGFMSFTNGSGYLVMTTEETAERLRKSPAIGNVTIRMEREGMGDPKIFPDGAYFGWNKDNFGPLKVPAKGWTITMDTENIAKYSYTIEKFEGHKNVEVRDNQLYIDGQKVETYTFKQDYYFMMGDNRHDSLDSRYWGFVPEDHIVGKAWFLWLSLDKHKSMFSKIRWNRFFKGIK, from the coding sequence ATGAAAGAAGTAAAAAAGAAAAAATCAGCCGCAAGAGAATGGCTTGATGCTTTGGTATTCGCAGTCATTGCAGCTTCTCTGATCCGATGGCTACTATTGGAACCATTTACTATTCCTACAGCTTCAATGGAAAAATCCCTTCTAGTAGGAGACTTTCTCTTTGTGAGCAAAATGCATTATGGAACCCGAATCCCAAGGACTCCTCTTCAGATTCCTTTGACGCATCAAAAAATATGGGGCACAGAGACCAATTCCTATGTTGATTGGATCCAACTCCCTTATTTCAGGTTACCGGGCTTCTCTTCCGTTAAAAGAAACGATGTTGTCGTTTTTAATTTTCCCTCGGAATTTGAATATCCGGTTGACCTCAAAACCAATTACATCAAAAGAGCAGTGGCCATTCCTGGAGACGAGATTGAAATAGCACTGACCAACGTATTTATCAATGGAGAGCCTGCCTATAAACCGGAAGGGTTACAATTTTCCTATGATGTAATGACCAGCAGGAACCTCAGTGCTGATTTTTTCAGTGATTATGGCATCAGTCCGGAAGGCTTTATGTCTTTCACAAATGGTTCCGGTTATCTTGTAATGACCACGGAAGAAACTGCAGAAAGATTGCGTAAATCACCAGCTATTGGCAATGTAACCATTCGTATGGAGAGAGAAGGAATGGGAGATCCAAAGATTTTTCCTGATGGCGCTTATTTTGGTTGGAATAAAGATAATTTTGGTCCTTTAAAAGTCCCTGCCAAAGGATGGACCATTACAATGGACACCGAAAATATTGCAAAATACTCTTATACCATTGAAAAATTTGAGGGGCATAAAAATGTGGAAGTCAGGGATAACCAACTCTACATTGACGGCCAAAAAGTGGAAACATATACCTTCAAGCAGGATTATTACTTTATGATGGGAGATAACCGTCATGATTCATTGGATTCCAGGTATTGGGGATTTGTTCCCGAAGACCATATTGTAGGAAAAGCCTGGTTCTTGTGGCTGTCTTTGGATAAGCACAAATCCATGTTCAGCAAAATCCGTTGGAACAGGTTCTTCAAGGGTATTAAATAA
- the ung gene encoding uracil-DNA glycosylase, translated as MDVKIEESWKERLEEEFKKPYFDKLAEFIRSEYQNNQIFPKGKEIFNAFNHCSFEKTKVVILGQDPYHGPGQAHGLSFSVREGVPFPPSLLNIFKELNRDLGLSIPSNGDLSRWADQGVLLLNATLTVRAHQAGSHQNQGWEIFTDAVIRKIALEKENVVFMLWGAYAQKKAAFISDDKHLKLHAPHPSPLSAHRGFLGCGHFSKTNAYLKEKGLAAINW; from the coding sequence ATGGATGTCAAAATTGAGGAAAGCTGGAAAGAAAGACTGGAAGAAGAGTTCAAAAAGCCTTATTTCGATAAATTGGCTGAATTTATAAGAAGTGAATACCAAAACAATCAAATCTTTCCCAAGGGAAAGGAAATTTTCAATGCCTTTAACCATTGTAGTTTTGAAAAAACGAAGGTGGTCATATTGGGTCAAGACCCCTACCACGGACCGGGCCAGGCGCATGGACTTTCTTTCTCAGTGAGGGAAGGCGTCCCTTTTCCACCCAGCCTTTTGAACATTTTTAAGGAACTCAACAGGGATTTAGGGCTGTCCATTCCTTCTAATGGTGACCTTTCCCGGTGGGCTGATCAAGGGGTTTTGTTACTCAATGCTACCCTGACGGTCAGGGCACATCAGGCAGGATCACATCAAAATCAAGGATGGGAGATTTTTACGGATGCGGTGATCCGTAAAATTGCCCTTGAAAAAGAAAACGTGGTTTTTATGCTTTGGGGAGCCTATGCACAAAAGAAGGCTGCATTTATTTCGGATGATAAGCATCTCAAACTTCACGCTCCACATCCATCGCCGCTTTCTGCACACCGTGGATTTTTGGGATGTGGTCATTTTTCGAAAACTAATGCTTATCTGAAAGAAAAGGGATTAGCAGCGATCAATTGGTAA
- the apaG gene encoding Co2+/Mg2+ efflux protein ApaG, with protein sequence MVTAITEGIRVSVETTYQAEFSSPHQHHYVFTYKVKIENNSSHTIQLMRRRWEIVDAGDNTKFVEGDGVVGLQPVLEPGASHEYVSGCNLKSGLGKMRGVYIMEKLFDGKLIEVRIPEFQLISDIFDN encoded by the coding sequence ATGGTCACCGCCATTACAGAAGGTATAAGAGTAAGTGTTGAGACTACCTATCAGGCAGAATTTTCAAGTCCCCATCAGCACCATTATGTTTTCACTTACAAGGTAAAGATAGAAAACAACAGCAGTCATACCATACAATTGATGCGCCGGAGATGGGAAATTGTTGATGCAGGGGACAATACAAAATTCGTAGAAGGGGATGGAGTGGTTGGACTACAGCCAGTTCTTGAACCCGGTGCTTCTCATGAATATGTTTCTGGTTGTAACCTTAAGTCCGGTTTGGGCAAAATGAGGGGGGTATACATCATGGAAAAACTTTTTGACGGCAAATTGATTGAAGTTCGGATTCCTGAATTCCAATTAATCTCCGACATTTTTGACAATTGA
- a CDS encoding class I SAM-dependent methyltransferase → MKKYLYPISESIRYWLLKEDRFSLQGPYISDLYNGLLKYLKNSSSNDLDLEDWRKKLLKDSDILVIEDFGEGSKKLKKSQFRKTKDVTRYSTTGRKFSQIYQYFCLQTPGLKVLELGTCTGINTLYLSRVTKGELFTFEGAESLIHKAKEGPGAEKPIYVQGNIKETLAPIVQKIRKVDFALIDATHNFEGTFGYFQTLLPYLHEESIVAVADIHWSNEMYKAWNKICQTEQVSLSIDFFECGILIFKKGIQKSHFILDV, encoded by the coding sequence TTGAAAAAATACCTCTACCCTATTTCCGAATCTATTCGGTATTGGCTATTGAAGGAGGATAGATTTTCTCTTCAGGGGCCATACATTTCAGATCTTTATAATGGCTTATTAAAATACCTTAAAAACTCCAGTTCAAATGATCTGGACCTCGAAGATTGGAGAAAAAAACTTCTCAAAGACAGTGACATCTTAGTAATTGAAGATTTTGGAGAGGGTTCGAAAAAGCTAAAAAAAAGTCAATTTCGGAAGACCAAAGATGTAACCCGATATAGTACTACCGGGAGAAAATTCAGTCAAATCTATCAATATTTTTGCCTTCAAACTCCTGGCTTGAAGGTTTTAGAGTTGGGTACTTGTACAGGGATAAACACCTTATACCTTTCAAGAGTAACCAAAGGTGAACTCTTTACTTTTGAGGGAGCAGAAAGCCTTATTCACAAAGCAAAAGAAGGTCCCGGGGCCGAAAAACCAATTTATGTCCAAGGAAACATAAAAGAAACCCTCGCCCCAATAGTTCAGAAAATCCGGAAAGTTGATTTCGCACTTATCGATGCAACTCATAATTTTGAGGGGACTTTTGGGTATTTTCAAACCCTGCTACCCTATCTCCATGAGGAAAGCATCGTGGCGGTCGCAGATATCCACTGGTCCAATGAAATGTACAAGGCATGGAATAAGATCTGTCAAACAGAACAGGTCTCTTTAAGCATTGATTTCTTTGAGTGCGGAATCCTGATTTTCAAAAAAGGCATTCAAAAATCCCATTTTATCCTGGATGTTTAA
- a CDS encoding SAM-dependent methyltransferase — MFLDEAYWTNRYNEKSTGWDIGSPSTPLKQYLDQISNKDLKILIPGAGNAYEAVYAFGMGFEKVHILDFSPVPIAQFKKSCPDFPVSNIFLENFFSHEGKYDLILEQTFFCALDPQLRKDYVRKMHDLLLPGGKLTGVMFAREFAHEGPPFGGSKEEYSQYFMPEFEILKLEPCYNSIPPRQGSELFVQLRKN; from the coding sequence ATGTTTTTAGATGAAGCTTACTGGACCAACCGATATAATGAAAAATCTACCGGCTGGGACATAGGATCACCTTCAACACCCCTAAAGCAATATTTAGACCAAATTTCCAATAAAGATCTAAAGATTTTAATTCCGGGAGCAGGAAACGCCTATGAAGCCGTCTATGCCTTTGGTATGGGCTTTGAAAAAGTTCATATTCTTGATTTCTCTCCTGTTCCTATTGCTCAATTTAAGAAATCTTGTCCTGATTTTCCAGTTTCCAATATTTTTCTTGAAAACTTCTTTTCACATGAAGGAAAATATGATCTAATTCTGGAACAAACCTTCTTCTGCGCCCTGGATCCCCAATTGAGAAAGGATTATGTCCGGAAAATGCATGATCTTTTACTTCCAGGAGGGAAACTTACAGGGGTGATGTTTGCAAGGGAGTTTGCCCATGAAGGACCTCCTTTTGGGGGCAGTAAGGAAGAATATAGCCAATATTTTATGCCTGAGTTTGAAATATTGAAATTGGAACCATGTTACAACTCCATTCCCCCAAGACAGGGCAGTGAATTGTTTGTGCAGCTAAGGAAAAATTAA
- the rpsF gene encoding 30S ribosomal protein S6 yields MFQKNYETVFILTPVLSEIQMKDTVDKFVNLLKEEGADVINVENWGLKKLAYPIQKKSTGFYVLVEFKALPTVINKLEIEFRRDEKVMRFLTTVLDKHAIAYAERRRKGEFNKKAEAKEEQA; encoded by the coding sequence ATGTTCCAGAAAAATTATGAAACGGTATTCATTTTAACTCCCGTTTTGTCTGAAATTCAGATGAAGGATACCGTAGACAAGTTTGTAAACTTGTTAAAAGAAGAGGGAGCAGATGTCATCAATGTTGAAAATTGGGGTCTTAAAAAACTGGCTTACCCAATTCAGAAAAAAAGCACCGGTTTCTACGTTTTGGTTGAATTCAAAGCACTTCCAACTGTGATCAACAAATTGGAAATTGAATTCAGAAGAGACGAGAAAGTAATGCGTTTCTTGACCACAGTGTTGGACAAGCACGCAATTGCTTATGCTGAAAGAAGAAGAAAAGGTGAATTTAACAAAAAAGCTGAAGCTAAGGAGGAGCAAGCCTAA
- the rpsR gene encoding 30S ribosomal protein S18 produces the protein MTLKNEPINRVENRKKYCRFKKHGIKYIDYKDPNFLLKFVNEQGKILPRRLTGNSAKYQRKVANAIKKARHLALLPFVTDGLK, from the coding sequence ATGACACTTAAGAACGAACCCATCAACAGAGTTGAAAACAGAAAAAAATACTGCCGTTTCAAAAAACACGGTATCAAGTATATTGATTACAAAGACCCTAACTTCCTTTTGAAGTTTGTCAATGAGCAAGGAAAAATCCTTCCTAGAAGATTGACTGGTAACTCTGCGAAATATCAGAGGAAAGTAGCCAATGCAATCAAGAAAGCAAGACATCTGGCGCTTTTACCATTCGTAACTGACGGCTTGAAATAA
- the rplI gene encoding 50S ribosomal protein L9, translating to MEVILKTDIKGLGYKNDLVEVKPGYGRNYLIPQGYAVLATDSNKKILAENIKQAAHKAEKIKKEAEEIAAKLAGITLEIKAKIGESGKIFGKVTTLQISDALAENGINIDRKKISINVPVQTAGEFEAEVDLHREVKSAVKFVVVGE from the coding sequence ATGGAAGTTATTCTAAAAACAGACATAAAAGGACTAGGTTATAAAAATGACTTGGTAGAAGTAAAGCCAGGTTACGGAAGAAACTACCTAATCCCTCAAGGATATGCAGTTTTAGCCACAGATTCTAACAAAAAAATCTTGGCTGAAAATATCAAACAAGCTGCACACAAAGCTGAAAAGATCAAGAAAGAAGCTGAAGAAATTGCAGCTAAACTTGCCGGAATCACTTTGGAAATCAAAGCTAAGATCGGCGAATCAGGCAAAATCTTCGGTAAAGTTACAACACTTCAGATTTCTGATGCCTTGGCTGAAAATGGAATTAACATTGACAGAAAGAAAATTTCAATCAATGTACCTGTTCAGACTGCTGGTGAATTCGAAGCTGAAGTTGATCTTCACAGAGAAGTGAAAAGTGCAGTGAAATTTGTAGTAGTAGGAGAATAA